In Culicoidibacter larvae, a single genomic region encodes these proteins:
- a CDS encoding InlB B-repeat-containing protein — MSKKIGKLIIVSLAALLLVLTQMDLSVLAQSDEVTQESSQNNTGENEAADAAEADQLQSEPAAEAEAPKTSVQGGRQLLGDAPTTQNAFAVYDGQDLATNADFSYAPKDAYTPARTLSIATSFPDRATVTGAKIEIKLNNVLQLAGAPGMVADGTNGWKFDLDKLVNDYPQQAGKISNAIYTPEKVNGWLTGKGTLTYEKNPGTNEVYLELTLKLNVTYSVRLFNGPTETFANVADISSSYTENGMDHEIESSKINNVTVTNAQNIWISMYQGGTMYRSIGDDVTVGTSLNPYVNTDSYSAGLTNVVVNELTYTVKINKLLNLTGVRTSSGTLSYTLTDDPSDAIYQYITYTVSNFKVASTLYFDFKLPDNIATGNYQVFSIGSYAGFTNSITRVDGSVETSGIVHSYGSTAVISVSDPNVASELELDTSNQTLAFQDFDASMNLLGNMQVKNTSANVITNRSGKLDFSAYSSKYGVEQVSLTIPNGMQVKNVVAKTNLNNTYSIATVTGTAGGAGQYVNISKSVLGITTDAEYITELTWDYAGSFPSGWVSGGTSSRLDYFQVSTIRYYGKILDMPADRKYNATLTVFETGNVSNSQTKTQAITVNDNSISMGSTVGLTGNLVTTQSSGSIYSASSTVDFTNYRYSNDMMRTLKGIAFYLRDTDYTIVNPDTLKVTWNGNTYQTSDGSLTAIEGVDNSNHKFYKLELPDVILGMGNTETASTIYPNATVTYDFKIKPSAPTTALMVQDIISVTPLDQSIRVTNGGWYSVYLTTDKYNVTGQANSNIPLGSYRQGYAFNITAKKAFLVTTAANLDDGPWVSYDYDTNQSIIDLNPSGDAKYQLAVTNNSGQTINGYTALVPIPKYGEKTDLTPATPGEWNPSYHLQKEAFGWTTALLEEINTSATALDYQVLYATTYETSISSPNFVTWDTITNKDNIRMVKIFTTDAIPDGTLDVIDFPLALTDPLADAHAGNMNIYSARVYSSIDGSAGYKPSEPIAIRLKTGIVTGIVFNDDNRNGLQDAGEIGRNGVSVIAYEAGTTNQLATATTQTHDGIAGVYKFMGLDKNQNVDIVFGNPNTDDSTRFSPVTSGGSTPTEAADHLKATTANITPSTTISTTINAGLITPTEVTMDAQGGETADNVIKRYPGETIASEPAVTREGYTFNGWFTASTGGTLVTFPYTVGVQDTTLYAQYTVNQYTLSYDVATNGGESGVPATQTINYGTKATKPADATKTGYTFNGWFTAASGGTAWDFNTTTMPAANTTLYAQFSINTYTTTFNIDGVVITTDVVYGNKVVEPATPSKEGYTFLGWYTVATGGTQWNFSTGTMPANNMTLYAQYSVNSYTLSFDIATNGGSGTAPTNQTVNYGTKATKPTDPSKTGYSFAGWFDASTGGNAWDFSTKTMPANDVTLYAQFGVDQYTVSFNNEGTITTETVAYGALVPKPVDPSKLGYTFNGWFDAETGGNEWNFSSDTMPANYLNLYVQYSANTYTLSFDAKDGSTVPAISAATDTPIDIDAQVTTKDGYTFLGWYDSNNTQVSGTINMYPYNATLTAKWQGIDQTIHLDVNDGDATSVPAAIVKPTGDSVNLETVVPTRAGYSFIGWFDASDVQHSGTFVMPVGGLQLKAKWTAVNQVITFNTYGGSGVDSIVAPTDSTVDISSVTTEQWSYGFLGWFDENGTQYSGTFAMPAGGLQLQAKWQDYIADGTWIISANDFKMTFAELQAKIADGTIVDSIIIKSDARAIDKLTNSDLGPLQVLNISELTSAPKAGTYQMTIAYTNPSATVSTYDLYTTNERVLSTTINVEVTAENTNSSSTNGLPQSGQNITFAALIGIILVVVAGILLVFSRSKKRL, encoded by the coding sequence ATGAGTAAAAAAATTGGAAAACTAATTATTGTATCATTAGCAGCATTGCTCTTGGTACTTACGCAAATGGACTTAAGCGTTTTAGCACAAAGTGACGAAGTGACGCAAGAGTCATCACAAAATAATACAGGGGAAAACGAGGCGGCTGATGCAGCTGAGGCTGACCAGCTGCAAAGTGAACCAGCAGCTGAAGCCGAAGCGCCAAAAACAAGTGTTCAGGGAGGACGGCAACTGTTAGGAGATGCACCAACAACGCAAAATGCATTTGCAGTATATGACGGACAAGATTTGGCAACCAATGCTGACTTTAGTTATGCACCTAAAGACGCGTACACACCGGCACGAACTTTAAGTATTGCTACTTCATTTCCAGACCGTGCAACAGTAACCGGAGCTAAGATAGAAATTAAACTTAATAATGTGTTACAACTGGCTGGAGCACCTGGGATGGTTGCAGACGGTACAAATGGCTGGAAGTTTGATCTCGATAAATTAGTAAATGACTATCCGCAACAGGCTGGGAAAATCAGCAATGCAATTTACACGCCAGAAAAAGTGAATGGCTGGTTAACAGGAAAAGGAACATTAACCTATGAAAAAAACCCCGGAACTAATGAGGTTTATTTAGAACTAACCTTAAAATTGAATGTGACTTATTCGGTGCGTTTGTTTAACGGACCAACTGAGACTTTTGCTAATGTAGCGGATATTAGTTCGAGCTATACTGAAAATGGAATGGATCATGAAATTGAGAGCAGTAAAATTAATAATGTTACTGTGACTAATGCTCAAAATATCTGGATTAGTATGTATCAAGGTGGGACAATGTATCGTTCAATCGGAGATGATGTTACCGTGGGGACATCACTTAATCCATATGTAAATACTGATTCATATAGTGCAGGTCTAACTAATGTAGTTGTTAATGAATTGACCTACACTGTGAAAATAAATAAGTTGCTTAACTTGACGGGAGTACGAACATCATCAGGAACACTTTCTTATACATTAACAGATGATCCTAGTGATGCAATTTACCAGTATATAACTTATACTGTTTCAAATTTTAAAGTTGCATCTACACTATATTTTGATTTCAAACTTCCGGATAATATTGCAACCGGAAATTATCAAGTCTTTTCAATTGGTTCTTATGCTGGGTTTACAAATTCAATCACAAGAGTTGATGGTTCAGTTGAAACTTCAGGGATAGTGCACTCATATGGTAGTACAGCAGTCATTTCTGTAAGTGATCCAAATGTGGCATCGGAATTAGAACTGGATACATCTAATCAAACTTTAGCTTTTCAAGACTTTGATGCCAGTATGAATTTGCTTGGTAATATGCAAGTGAAAAATACTAGTGCTAACGTGATTACTAATCGTTCCGGAAAGTTAGATTTTAGTGCTTATAGCAGTAAATATGGCGTTGAACAAGTTAGTCTTACGATACCAAACGGTATGCAAGTTAAGAATGTCGTTGCCAAGACAAATTTGAATAATACGTATTCGATTGCAACAGTTACTGGAACAGCAGGTGGAGCCGGTCAATATGTAAATATTAGTAAATCGGTATTGGGAATAACAACAGATGCTGAGTATATAACAGAATTGACTTGGGATTATGCTGGTTCCTTTCCTAGCGGATGGGTTAGCGGCGGTACAAGTTCAAGGTTAGACTACTTCCAAGTTTCCACGATTCGTTATTATGGAAAAATTTTAGATATGCCTGCTGATCGAAAATATAATGCGACATTAACAGTCTTTGAAACTGGGAATGTCTCAAATTCTCAAACCAAAACTCAAGCTATTACGGTTAATGATAACTCAATTTCTATGGGCTCAACTGTGGGATTAACTGGAAATTTAGTAACAACACAAAGTAGCGGCAGCATTTATTCGGCATCTTCAACGGTTGATTTTACTAACTATCGCTATAGTAATGATATGATGCGTACCTTAAAAGGGATTGCTTTTTATCTACGTGATACTGATTATACAATAGTTAATCCAGATACATTAAAAGTCACCTGGAATGGAAATACCTATCAAACCAGTGATGGAAGTTTGACTGCAATTGAAGGTGTTGATAATTCTAATCATAAATTCTATAAATTAGAATTACCAGATGTTATTTTAGGTATGGGGAATACAGAAACGGCCAGCACTATATATCCAAATGCAACTGTGACTTATGATTTTAAAATTAAGCCGTCAGCGCCGACAACTGCGTTAATGGTTCAAGATATCATTTCAGTTACCCCGCTTGATCAATCAATCAGAGTAACTAATGGTGGTTGGTACAGTGTGTACCTTACTACTGATAAATATAATGTAACCGGACAGGCTAATTCAAATATCCCACTTGGTTCTTACCGTCAAGGCTATGCTTTCAATATTACTGCTAAAAAAGCATTTTTAGTTACAACGGCAGCTAATCTTGATGATGGCCCATGGGTGAGCTATGATTATGATACTAATCAATCAATCATTGATCTGAATCCAAGCGGTGATGCTAAGTATCAATTGGCGGTAACAAATAATTCAGGACAAACAATTAATGGTTACACTGCACTTGTGCCGATTCCAAAGTATGGTGAAAAAACAGACTTAACACCAGCCACACCTGGAGAGTGGAATCCAAGCTATCATTTGCAAAAAGAAGCTTTTGGCTGGACAACAGCATTATTAGAAGAAATTAACACTTCTGCAACAGCTCTCGATTATCAGGTCCTTTATGCAACAACATATGAGACTAGTATCTCTTCACCAAATTTTGTCACATGGGATACTATTACAAATAAAGATAATATTCGCATGGTAAAAATATTTACAACTGATGCAATTCCTGATGGGACATTAGATGTTATTGATTTTCCATTGGCATTAACCGATCCATTAGCTGATGCTCATGCTGGCAATATGAATATTTATTCAGCACGTGTATATAGCAGTATTGATGGTAGTGCCGGATATAAACCAAGTGAGCCAATTGCAATTCGCTTAAAAACTGGTATCGTGACTGGTATCGTCTTCAATGATGATAACCGCAATGGATTGCAGGATGCTGGTGAAATTGGACGCAACGGAGTTTCCGTTATTGCCTATGAAGCGGGAACAACAAATCAATTAGCAACCGCAACAACTCAAACACACGATGGTATCGCCGGAGTCTATAAATTTATGGGCTTAGATAAAAATCAAAATGTTGATATTGTATTTGGTAATCCAAACACTGATGATTCAACTCGTTTCAGTCCAGTTACTAGTGGTGGTTCAACACCAACAGAAGCTGCCGATCATTTAAAAGCGACAACTGCAAACATTACGCCTAGTACTACTATCTCGACGACAATCAATGCCGGATTAATTACCCCAACCGAAGTTACTATGGATGCTCAGGGTGGTGAAACTGCCGATAATGTAATTAAGCGTTACCCGGGAGAAACCATTGCAAGTGAACCTGCAGTTACTAGAGAAGGCTATACGTTTAATGGTTGGTTTACAGCAAGCACCGGTGGAACATTAGTAACCTTCCCGTACACAGTGGGAGTTCAAGATACAACATTATATGCACAATACACAGTAAATCAATACACATTGAGCTATGATGTTGCAACCAATGGTGGCGAAAGTGGTGTTCCGGCAACACAAACAATTAACTACGGTACAAAAGCAACAAAACCAGCTGATGCAACCAAAACCGGCTATACATTTAATGGTTGGTTTACGGCAGCAAGCGGCGGCACAGCATGGGATTTCAACACGACAACAATGCCAGCTGCCAATACAACTTTGTATGCGCAGTTCAGTATCAATACATATACGACTACTTTTAATATCGATGGAGTTGTAATAACGACTGATGTTGTTTATGGCAATAAAGTAGTTGAACCGGCAACTCCAAGTAAAGAAGGTTATACTTTCTTAGGTTGGTATACTGTCGCTACTGGCGGAACTCAGTGGAATTTCTCTACTGGAACAATGCCGGCAAATAACATGACACTTTATGCACAGTACTCAGTTAATTCATACACACTGAGCTTTGATATTGCAACCAATGGTGGCAGCGGAACCGCGCCAACTAATCAAACGGTTAACTACGGAACCAAAGCAACTAAACCTACTGATCCAAGCAAAACCGGATATAGTTTTGCCGGTTGGTTTGATGCCTCAACCGGTGGTAATGCTTGGGACTTTAGTACCAAAACTATGCCAGCGAATGATGTGACGTTGTATGCGCAATTCGGTGTTGATCAATACACAGTGAGCTTTAATAATGAAGGCACAATAACAACGGAAACAGTGGCGTATGGTGCGTTAGTACCGAAGCCAGTGGACCCAAGTAAATTGGGCTACACATTCAATGGCTGGTTTGATGCTGAAACTGGTGGTAACGAGTGGAACTTCAGTAGTGACACGATGCCAGCGAATTATCTGAATCTCTATGTCCAATATAGCGCCAATACATATACATTGAGTTTTGATGCGAAAGACGGAAGTACAGTACCGGCGATTAGCGCCGCTACTGATACACCAATTGATATTGATGCCCAAGTTACAACGAAAGATGGCTACACTTTCTTAGGATGGTATGATAGCAATAACACGCAAGTAAGTGGAACAATCAATATGTATCCATACAACGCAACCTTAACTGCGAAATGGCAAGGGATTGATCAAACAATCCACTTAGATGTGAATGATGGTGATGCAACAAGTGTACCAGCAGCGATTGTAAAACCGACCGGAGACAGTGTGAATCTTGAAACGGTTGTACCAACCAGAGCCGGATATAGTTTTATTGGTTGGTTTGATGCAAGCGATGTGCAACATAGCGGAACATTTGTGATGCCGGTAGGCGGTCTACAGCTGAAAGCGAAGTGGACAGCAGTTAATCAAGTGATTACTTTCAATACTTATGGCGGCAGTGGTGTAGATTCAATTGTGGCACCAACTGACAGTACCGTAGACATCAGCAGTGTAACAACAGAACAATGGAGTTATGGCTTCCTTGGCTGGTTTGACGAAAATGGAACACAATACAGCGGAACATTTGCGATGCCAGCAGGCGGATTACAACTGCAAGCGAAATGGCAAGATTATATTGCTGATGGCACTTGGATAATTTCAGCTAATGATTTCAAAATGACTTTTGCTGAGCTACAAGCAAAAATTGCTGATGGTACAATAGTAGATAGTATTATCATTAAGTCTGATGCGCGTGCAATTGATAAGTTGACAAACAGTGACTTAGGACCACTGCAAGTATTGAATATTAGCGAATTAACAAGCGCACCTAAAGCTGGTACATATCAAATGACAATTGCTTACACTAATCCGTCAGCAACTGTCAGCACTTATGACTTGTATACAACTAATGAACGAGTTTTAAGTACGACAATTAATGTTGAAGTAACTGCTGAGAATACAAACAGCAGCTCAACAAATGGATTGCCACAGAGTGGGCAAAATATTACTTTTGCTGCTTTGATTGGAATCATCTTAGTTGTTGTTGCAGGAATATTACTTGTATTCAGCCGCTCTAAAAAGCGTTTGTAA
- a CDS encoding response regulator transcription factor, producing MKKILFVDDDAKYQMLIKELLELDGYEVLTASNAMDGVEIYKNTDDIDLVISDLKMQTIDGLQLLSIIRKYNNQAKVIILTGSDNPHDELLGLDLRANEYLKKSIDISVLLKRIQLVLEQTVEISGQNILTSNFENIVVDKQNYKVQKNDIYYELTKTEFALLVYFLEHKNEVLNREDILKEVWRISNTFGDDRAVDTYVKKLRSKLRISSIYTVRGVGYEWVER from the coding sequence ATGAAAAAAATATTATTTGTTGATGATGATGCTAAATATCAAATGCTGATAAAGGAATTACTTGAGCTTGATGGTTATGAGGTTCTAACAGCAAGCAATGCCATGGATGGCGTTGAAATATATAAAAACACTGATGATATCGATTTAGTTATTAGTGATTTAAAGATGCAAACAATTGATGGGTTGCAGCTACTTAGCATTATCAGAAAGTATAATAATCAGGCGAAAGTCATTATTTTGACTGGCTCTGATAATCCTCATGATGAATTGCTAGGGCTAGATTTACGAGCAAATGAATATCTGAAAAAGTCAATTGACATCTCGGTATTACTTAAAAGAATTCAATTAGTTCTTGAACAAACTGTTGAGATCAGCGGCCAAAATATTCTGACCAGCAATTTTGAGAATATTGTTGTTGATAAACAAAATTATAAAGTTCAAAAAAATGACATTTATTATGAATTAACTAAGACTGAGTTTGCTTTGTTAGTTTATTTTTTGGAGCATAAAAATGAAGTGCTGAACCGCGAAGACATACTCAAGGAAGTCTGGCGTATTTCAAATACTTTTGGTGATGATCGTGCTGTTGATACCTATGTAAAAAAACTGCGTTCAAAATTACGGATTTCAAGTATTTATACTGTTCGCGGTGTTGGTTATGAATGGGTTGAACGATAA
- a CDS encoding sensor histidine kinase, with the protein MNNKKTRRLFYVLAIGYFAIVVFLVFLIYQMPLIYTNLNTQHIESTKTEIQTAINTKTGEDLATNLARIQEQNNMELVVVTPEAIVYSSMPTADFAMLTEIFDGQNLSYEGAKLFQAEDGTSYQVWVAFYKVDSEAFFANMLIIMVISVVILTIIIGLLLLVIFRQSIKPLTRLRDNINKLRAYRLKELRGVNNSDADYDLLSKALGEFTDDLQGKFDTIGTEYTLLEQQLQEKQELYQTKMQMVQSLVHDTKAPISMELFSIKQLKEALGEYPELIAKLDGMQQNNEELMAEIIDMMHIIKDKESEMILEKEIVDLAEVVRSTIRRFDAAIQEKNLFYSIDMPQKLPILVNKIQIKQLLFNIISNVCQYTEIDGEFELVLYDEDEQLHIIAANEVQDTSKIDFGKVFELFYLPEANDNNTATGIGMYTIKHMVDIYNGTARFEPSESGVVLTITIPNPKEPGDSHA; encoded by the coding sequence ATGAATAATAAAAAAACAAGGAGACTATTTTATGTTTTGGCAATCGGTTATTTTGCAATCGTTGTTTTTTTAGTGTTCCTTATCTATCAGATGCCATTAATATATACCAATTTAAATACCCAGCATATTGAGAGCACTAAAACCGAGATTCAGACGGCAATTAATACTAAGACCGGGGAGGATTTGGCGACAAATCTTGCCCGTATTCAAGAACAAAATAATATGGAGTTAGTAGTGGTGACGCCGGAGGCGATTGTTTATTCCTCAATGCCTACTGCTGATTTTGCGATGCTAACAGAAATTTTTGATGGCCAAAACTTAAGCTACGAGGGTGCAAAATTATTTCAGGCAGAAGATGGCACCAGTTATCAAGTGTGGGTTGCTTTCTATAAAGTTGATTCCGAAGCCTTTTTTGCTAACATGCTGATTATCATGGTTATTAGTGTTGTTATTTTAACGATAATTATCGGTCTGCTTTTATTGGTTATCTTCCGCCAGTCAATTAAGCCATTGACACGATTACGTGATAACATCAATAAATTACGTGCTTATCGTTTGAAAGAATTACGTGGAGTAAATAATAGTGATGCTGATTATGATTTATTATCAAAGGCACTTGGCGAATTTACCGACGATTTGCAAGGGAAATTCGACACCATTGGTACAGAATATACGCTTTTGGAACAGCAGTTACAGGAAAAACAGGAGCTTTATCAAACAAAAATGCAGATGGTCCAGTCTTTAGTACATGATACTAAGGCACCAATCAGTATGGAATTGTTTTCGATTAAGCAGTTGAAAGAGGCACTTGGAGAATATCCTGAGCTTATCGCCAAACTAGATGGTATGCAACAAAATAACGAGGAACTTATGGCTGAAATTATCGATATGATGCATATTATTAAGGATAAAGAGAGCGAGATGATTTTGGAGAAAGAAATTGTTGACCTGGCGGAAGTCGTCCGCTCAACAATCCGTCGTTTTGATGCAGCTATCCAGGAAAAGAATCTTTTTTACTCAATAGATATGCCGCAAAAACTGCCAATACTCGTCAATAAAATTCAAATCAAGCAATTACTTTTCAATATCATTTCCAACGTTTGCCAATATACTGAAATTGATGGCGAATTTGAATTGGTGCTTTATGATGAAGATGAGCAGCTGCATATTATTGCTGCAAATGAGGTGCAGGATACTTCAAAGATTGATTTTGGTAAAGTGTTTGAACTCTTTTATCTACCGGAAGCAAATGACAATAATACGGCGACCGGTATTGGTATGTATACCATCAAGCACATGGTTGATATTTATAACGGTACGGCACGTTTTGAACCAAGCGAGAGTGGAGTTGTGCTGACAATTACTATTCCTAACCCAAAGGAACCGGGTGATAGCCATGCGTAA
- a CDS encoding carboxymuconolactone decarboxylase family protein: MTRKDKYQEKFRELFGSYPELTGSSDPELMEILQKMIFGDVFSIGELDDQLRELITVVLLSVQQALPQLRSHVGAALRIGNSPLAIREAIYQCAPFIGFPRVLNAVNTMNEVFAEQEIALPLAASATVDEASRHERGVAIQGELYGSGMRERFAKMPEELREPLVDLLTDACFGDFYTRDGLDTRQRELLVFCGLIAIGADFQIASHARGNMKAGNSREVLMAAIIHCIPYIGFPYGLNALAIVQDL; this comes from the coding sequence ATGACGCGAAAAGATAAGTATCAAGAGAAGTTTCGTGAATTATTTGGTAGTTATCCGGAGCTGACTGGAAGCAGTGATCCGGAATTGATGGAAATTTTGCAGAAGATGATTTTTGGTGATGTTTTTAGTATTGGTGAGTTGGATGATCAGTTGCGTGAATTGATTACTGTTGTTTTACTAAGTGTGCAACAAGCTTTGCCACAGTTGCGCAGTCATGTCGGTGCTGCGTTGCGGATTGGTAATTCGCCCTTAGCGATTCGGGAGGCAATTTACCAATGTGCACCGTTTATTGGCTTTCCGCGGGTATTGAATGCAGTGAATACTATGAATGAAGTTTTTGCTGAGCAGGAGATAGCTTTGCCATTGGCGGCGAGTGCAACGGTGGATGAGGCATCGCGTCATGAACGCGGAGTGGCGATTCAGGGTGAGTTGTATGGCAGTGGCATGCGTGAGCGTTTTGCCAAGATGCCGGAAGAGTTGCGTGAACCATTGGTTGATTTGTTGACTGATGCTTGTTTTGGGGATTTCTACACCCGTGATGGGCTGGATACCCGGCAGCGTGAGCTTTTGGTGTTTTGTGGCTTGATAGCAATTGGTGCCGACTTTCAGATTGCTTCCCATGCTCGGGGTAATATGAAGGCAGGTAACAGCAGAGAGGTGCTAATGGCCGCAATTATCCACTGTATCCCATATATTGGTTTTCCATATGGGTTGAATGCATTAGCGATTGTGCAGGATTTATAA
- a CDS encoding MerR family transcriptional regulator, translating to MTISEVAKLYNISADTLRYYERIGLIPAIQKNSSGNRDYTEDDIYWVDFAVCMRSAGLPIEMLIEYLTLYKQGPDTAATRKQLLIEQRDILAENIAEMNATLERLNTKIANYGNITKKVNKLSVKN from the coding sequence ATGACCATTTCCGAAGTTGCAAAACTTTATAATATTTCTGCTGACACGCTGCGTTATTATGAACGCATAGGGTTGATACCGGCCATTCAAAAAAACAGCAGCGGTAACCGCGATTATACCGAAGATGATATTTACTGGGTTGATTTTGCTGTCTGCATGCGCAGTGCCGGCTTGCCAATCGAAATGCTGATTGAATATCTGACACTCTATAAACAAGGCCCAGATACAGCAGCAACCCGTAAGCAACTTTTAATTGAACAGCGTGACATTCTTGCCGAAAACATTGCTGAAATGAACGCTACTTTAGAACGACTTAATACTAAAATAGCTAATTATGGCAACATAACCAAAAAAGTAAATAAACTCTCGGTAAAAAATTAA
- a CDS encoding winged helix-turn-helix transcriptional regulator has protein sequence MKNNLPACPVETTLTLIGNKWKFLVLRDLMDNTKRFGELKRSIGSISQKVLTSNLREMEEAGLVHRKVYAEVPPRVEYSLTEVGRSLQPILDVMDQWGTQYKSQMAEIE, from the coding sequence ATGAAAAATAATTTGCCAGCGTGCCCGGTTGAGACAACATTAACCTTAATTGGTAATAAATGGAAGTTCCTTGTCCTCCGCGATTTAATGGACAACACCAAACGTTTTGGTGAACTTAAAAGATCAATTGGCTCGATTTCGCAAAAGGTGCTAACCAGCAACTTACGCGAAATGGAAGAAGCCGGTCTGGTGCATCGAAAAGTGTATGCTGAGGTGCCACCACGAGTTGAGTACTCGTTAACCGAGGTTGGCCGCAGTTTGCAACCAATCCTTGATGTTATGGATCAGTGGGGAACTCAATATAAAAGTCAAATGGCAGAAATAGAATAA
- a CDS encoding NAD(P)-dependent oxidoreductase, with product MKIAIIGAAGKQGSLLVEEAVRRGNDVTAVVRDRNELKNKDIAVIEKDLFELTYEDVKDFPVIIDAFGAWTPETLPLHQTSLKHLADILSGHPNRLLVVGGAGSLYVDEQKQLRLMDSEGFPDMFKPLASNMGAAFDALQQRDDVQWTYLSPAADFVADGARTGAYKSGGDVVMVNSNNESQISYADYAIAMIDEAENGQHIQKRFTVVSL from the coding sequence ATGAAAATCGCAATTATCGGCGCAGCCGGAAAACAAGGTAGTTTATTAGTAGAGGAGGCGGTGCGTCGTGGTAATGACGTAACTGCAGTTGTTCGAGATCGCAATGAATTGAAGAATAAAGATATTGCTGTTATTGAAAAAGATTTATTTGAGCTTACTTATGAGGATGTTAAGGATTTTCCGGTAATTATTGATGCTTTTGGGGCTTGGACACCGGAAACATTACCGTTGCATCAAACTTCATTAAAACATTTAGCGGATATTTTAAGTGGTCATCCCAACCGTTTGTTAGTTGTTGGCGGTGCCGGCAGTTTATATGTTGATGAACAAAAGCAATTGCGCTTAATGGATAGCGAAGGTTTTCCTGATATGTTTAAACCATTAGCAAGTAATATGGGGGCTGCTTTTGATGCCTTGCAACAACGTGATGATGTGCAGTGGACGTATTTGAGTCCGGCGGCCGATTTTGTCGCCGACGGGGCACGCACCGGAGCATATAAAAGCGGTGGCGATGTGGTGATGGTCAATAGTAATAATGAGAGCCAAATCAGTTATGCAGATTATGCTATTGCGATGATTGACGAAGCAGAAAACGGACAACATATTCAAAAACGATTTACTGTTGTTTCTTTATAG
- a CDS encoding response regulator transcription factor: MRLLVVEDEKGINDMLCLGFRDRGFAVDAAFDGETALDLIFTYEYDSIILDINLPLMNGLEVCKNARAQNINVPIIMLTAKDTINDKITGLDIGADDYLVKPFDFRELFSRVNALTRRRYNVNSDTIQINGLEINTKTRTVTYNGLPIILTKKEFDILHFIAYSDPSVVSLETIIEHCFDEFADPFSNSVRVHLSNLRRKLRLAAGVELIENKKGSGYYILKEQE; encoded by the coding sequence ATGAGACTCTTAGTAGTAGAAGACGAAAAAGGAATTAATGACATGCTCTGCCTCGGCTTTCGTGACCGCGGCTTTGCAGTTGATGCTGCCTTCGATGGCGAGACCGCACTTGACCTTATCTTTACATATGAATATGACAGCATTATTCTTGATATCAACTTGCCATTAATGAATGGCCTCGAAGTTTGCAAAAATGCCCGGGCACAAAATATCAATGTGCCAATTATTATGCTAACTGCCAAAGATACCATCAACGATAAAATCACCGGCCTTGATATCGGTGCCGATGATTATCTGGTTAAACCATTCGATTTCCGCGAGCTCTTTTCCCGGGTCAATGCTTTGACCCGGCGCCGCTACAATGTCAATTCTGACACCATTCAAATAAACGGTTTGGAAATAAATACCAAGACTCGCACCGTTACCTATAATGGACTACCAATAATACTTACCAAAAAAGAATTCGATATCTTGCATTTCATTGCTTATTCAGATCCAAGCGTCGTTTCACTTGAAACAATTATTGAACATTGCTTTGACGAATTCGCTGATCCATTCAGCAACAGTGTTCGTGTCCATCTCAGCAACCTGCGCCGCAAGCTACGTCTTGCCGCCGGCGTTGAACTCATTGAAAACAAAAAAGGCAGCGGCTACTATATCCTTAAAGAACAGGAGTGA